GCGAGACCTTCCCGAGCGGCCGCGAGCGGGTGGTGCTCGCCGCGGGCACCACGGTGGGCTGGTTCGCCGGCACGCTGCGAGGCACGGTCGAGCGCACGCTGCGCACCCTCGGCACCGAGTACCTCGACGTGTTCCAGTTGAACTGGCTGGGCGTCGCGTCGAGCTACAGCGAGGCGCACCTCGCGGAGCTCGCGAAGCTGCGCGACGAAGGCAAGATCCGCAAAGTGGGTATCTCCATCCACGACCGCGTCCGCGCGGGGCGCCTCGCCGAGAAGTCCCCGCTCGACCTCTTCATGATTCGCTACAACGCTGCTCACCCGGGCGCCGAGCGCGACATCTTCCCCCATTTGGAGCGGCGAAAGCCCGCGGTCGTGGCCTATACGGCGACGGCTTGGCGGCGGCTCCTCCGCAAGCCGAGCGGCTGGGAAGGCCAGCCGGCGACCGCAGGCGACTGCTACCGATTTTGCCTGTCGAGCCCTCACGTCGACGTGGTGCTCTCGGGCCCAAAGACCGAAGAGGAGCTCGTGGCGAACCTCGACGCGGTCGCCCGCGGCCCGCTGACTCCCGAGGAAGACACCCGGCTCCGCGCCTTCGGCCGCGCGGTGCACGGGTAGTTGAGAGGCACACATGGGTACTTTGCGAATGAGGAGAGCGTGGAGCGCGATGATTCCAGCGCTGTTCGTCTCGACGGCGTGTTCGACGTTCGGTTCAAGCTCCGCGGATGGCGCAGCCCCGGAGCCGGTGGACGCGGGCGTCATGCCTGACGGCGAGGTCCCCGACGTGGACACGGGCCGTGACGCGGCGGTGCTCGACGCGCCCGTCGACGCGGTCGCGGGGCCGAAGCGGGTGTTCGTGACCACCAAGCCTTACCCTGCCGACCTCGGGTTCGATGGCTTCGACAAGGCGTGTCAGGTCGAGGCGACCGACCTCGGCGCGAGCACCAAGTGGATGGCGTACGTCTCGGGCGACGATCCGGCCCGCGCCGCGCTCGCGCGCCTCCGTCAGATGGCGCCCTCGGGGGGCCCTTGGTACACGGTCGCCGACCTGCCGGAACCGGTGGCGACCCTCACCGACCTCGCGTCGGGGGTCATTCGCAACCCGATTCGGCGCACGGCGACGAGGGCGCTGCTCGACGTCAATGTGTGGACGGGGGCGCCCGGGACGCCCGGCGCGGTGTGCACGAACTGGACGACGAAGAGCGGCACCGGCACCGTCGGCAGCTCGGCGCACGACGATAGCCGCTGGGCGATGGATGTTATTTCGGTGAGGTCGTGCTCGAGCTCCCAGCATCTCTATTGCTTCGAGCTGTAGACCTCGAGGCGCTGCGGCGGGGCTAGTCCCCTGGAGTCGTGGTTCGTATCAGAAGTCGGGTCTTCGGTGTCATGCCGAGGAGCGATGGGGTGTCCCGTTTTCGGCGGCGGCGGGCCCGTCCTCAACTCGGACGTCGTTCCGCGCGGTGGAGGCGGCGCTTTGCGCTCAGGGGACAGTGGTTTCGGGTGTGACCGCGCGAGAACGCCGACCCTCGAACATGAGTATCCTCCCACCGCCGCCGAAAACGGGACACCCCCTCGCTCCCTTGTGGCGAAAGGCCGAACCCGCGCGACTTCTGGAAGGGATCACGCTTCCAGGGGACTAGTCCCCTGGGGTCGTGGTTCGTATCAGAAGTCCGGTCTTCGGTGTCATGCCGAGGAGCGATGGGGTGCCCCGTTTTCGGCGGCGGCGGGCCCGTCCTCAACTCGGACGTCGTTCCGCGCGGTGGAGGCGGCGCTTTGCGCTCAGGGGACAGTGGTTTCGGGTGTGACCGCGCGAGAACGCCGACCCTCGAACATGAGTATCCTCCCACCGCCGCCGAAAACGGGACACCCCCTCGCTCCCTTGTGGCGAAAGGCCGAGCCGGGCGACTTCTGGAAGGGATCACGCTTCCAGGAGACTAGCTAGAGCGCCGAACCGCTTGATTCGGTCGGCTTTTCGCTGATTTACGTCGCCGTACTTCGTTGCTCCTCCTCGCCTCTAGAAGGCCCGGGGACGTACGGCCTCTCAGGTCTCGCGGGGCCCCCTCATCGCGCGCCCTCCGCCGCGCCCTCGGCGGCCACCGGCTCGCCGAGCGCCCTCGCGAGGCCCGCGCGCAGGCCCTCTCGCAGCGACGGGCTCCCCTTCTTCACCGCCTCCGCGAAGGCCTGGCCGAGCGGCGTCGCCTCGACCGCAGCGACGTCGTCGCGCTTGTCCTTGAAGGCCTCGAGGATACGTCCCAGGAGCTCCGGCCCTTTGTCTCGCAGCGCGCCCCACGCCGCGCTGACCGCGCCGTTCGTGGGGCGGGTGTCGACAGTGGCGAGCACCTGGGCGACCGCCTCGCCCAAGCGCGCCGCGCCGTGCTTCATGTACCAGCCCTCGGCAAACCCGATATCGAGCAGCACCGAGTGGACGTAGGCCTTGCCCACCAAGTCCGTGACTTCCTTCGCGTCGAGCACCACGAAAATGGCCCGAAACAAGAGGCGAAAGGGGAACAGCAGGAGGCCCTTCGCCGCGCTCTTCAAGAAGTCGAGCAGCCCCTCGTCGGGCTCGCTCGCCAAGAGGCGCACCTCGTCGTCGGGCACGACCAGGCTGTGGGTGCCTGCCACCGTGGTCACCATCGTGCGCGCGAGCTTCCGCGACAGAATGCCATCGAGGAACGGCACGGGCACGAACCCGGTGAGCGCCTGCAACACCGCGAACGTCCCGAGCAGGGCGTCGGGCGTCGTGGCGCGCGTGGCGGGCTCCGCAGCGGGCGGGGGTGACGGCGGCGTGACGGGCGGGGGCGTGCTCACCCGCGGCAGTCTATCGGCCCGGCGGCCGGCGCGGAAGCGACGCGACTCGCGGTGCGTGCTACCGGAAGTCATGCCCACGACGCCGACCGTTCGCGATCTCACCTTGGCCATGGAGTCGCTCGCCCCCACACGTCTCGCCGCCGACTGGGACAACGTCGGCCTGCTCGTGGGCGATCCCGCGCGGCCGCTCACGCGGGCGCTGCTCTGCGTCGACCTCACGCGCGCGGTGTGGGAGGAGGCGATCGCCGCGGGGGCCGACGCGATCGTGGCCTATCACCCGCCGCTCTTTCGCGCGCAGAAGCGCTTCGTCGCGGGCGATCTCGCGTACGAGGCCGCGGCCCGGGGCGTCGCGCTCTACTCGCCGCACACCGCGCTCGACGCGGCCGCCGGCGGCACGAACGATCTGCTCGCCGAGGCGCTCGGGCTCCTCGAGTCGCGCCCGCTCGGCGCGGCGATCACGAAGGACCACGAGCACAAGCTCGTGACCTTCGTCCCAGAGGAGGCGATCGAGCGAGTCGCGGCGGCGCTCGCGTTCGAGGGCGCGGGCGTGATCGGTGACTACACGTCGTGCTCGTTCCGCTCGCCCGGCACCGGCACGTTCCGGGGCAGCGCGAGCGCGAACCCCGTCGTCGGGCAGCGCGAGAGGCTGGAGCACGCCCCGGAGGTGCGCCTC
The window above is part of the Myxococcales bacterium genome. Proteins encoded here:
- a CDS encoding Nif3-like dinuclear metal center hexameric protein; its protein translation is MPTTPTVRDLTLAMESLAPTRLAADWDNVGLLVGDPARPLTRALLCVDLTRAVWEEAIAAGADAIVAYHPPLFRAQKRFVAGDLAYEAAARGVALYSPHTALDAAAGGTNDLLAEALGLLESRPLGAAITKDHEHKLVTFVPEEAIERVAAALAFEGAGVIGDYTSCSFRSPGTGTFRGSASANPVVGQRERLEHAPEVRLEVVVPIAKTAAVVRALRASHPYETPAYDLVRLAPAPDGPGYGRVGRVEEQPARALVARAKAALGLERVLVAGDLSQIVRCAAVGAGASGELLPQVVAEGATFFLLGELRHHDALAAKKAGVAIACTLHSNSERAALGRLAELLAVALPGVAFMCSAVDRDPFDYA
- a CDS encoding aldo/keto reductase, giving the protein MTAATAEFSRRHVVALGREVGRLGLATNFGLPERAVRLALDRGVDYFFWTTFRSGPSTRALRETFPSGRERVVLAAGTTVGWFAGTLRGTVERTLRTLGTEYLDVFQLNWLGVASSYSEAHLAELAKLRDEGKIRKVGISIHDRVRAGRLAEKSPLDLFMIRYNAAHPGAERDIFPHLERRKPAVVAYTATAWRRLLRKPSGWEGQPATAGDCYRFCLSSPHVDVVLSGPKTEEELVANLDAVARGPLTPEEDTRLRAFGRAVHG